The stretch of DNA CCATGCAAATTAGATGGGGGCTGAAAGGGGGCGGGGCCCGGGCTGCGCCTGCGCGCcggggggcggggccgggcttCCCGCGCCTGCGCGCGCTCCCCTCCCGCGCTTCGGCGCATGCGCAGCGGCGGCGCCTGGAGCCGAGCGGGGTCTTTCCCCGTCTCCGGTTCCCCACGCCCCCCCCCTCCACTTTCCGTGTCCCGCCGCCACCGTCTCCGGTTCCTCTCCCGCTTCCCGGGCTCCGGCACCGCGGCCGCCGCCGAAGAACCGGAGGGAGTGGAACCGGGATGAGCGGCAGCAGCCGGCGGGGCCCGCGGCGTCCATGACAGGTGAGGAACCGGCCTTGCTCTGCCTTAaccccacacccccccacccccccggcGCCGCGCAATGGACTCGCCCGCCCCTCGCCGGCCCCCGCGCGGACCGTACCACCCGCGCCCCTCCGCCGGGGGTGcgcccccacccccccccgcgccccacAGTGAGCTCGCCCGCCTTGGGGTAGGGAACGCCGCCGGGAGCGAACCACCcgctgcggggggggggacacctGAAATaggggtcctgggggggggcTCTGGAAGGTTGGGGGGGACTATATTAGGGTCCAGCAGGGTCTGGGGGGGCCCTGGAAGGCTTTAGGGGGCTCTATAGGGCCCATGCAGGGTCGGGGGGCCCCATGGAGCTGCGctgagggggtttggggggcacTTTATGCCCCTCTGTGTCTGGGAGGGGGCTTTTGGGGTCCCCCCGTGTGGGCTCCATCCCCATCCAGCGGGAATTGAGCCCGTCCCTTGGGACTGGGGGGTTAATCCCATGCTAGGACTTGGATTCGTTCCCTTGTTGCCAGGTCCCCCCTTCCCCTGGGTGCTGGGAACCGGCCGCATCCCGGTGTTGGGATGTTTGGGATCCGTATCCCAAGGGAAGGGAATGGCAGGATCCATCCCATcccgtcccatcccatcccgtcCGCAGGTCCTGGCCGGCGTTAGCCCcggcgccgcggccccgccaTGAACGAGGTGCTGGTGGTGAAGGAGGGGTGGCTGCACAAGAGAGGTGAGCACAGCAccaacgggggggggggggagtctGTGCTTCCCACATCCCAAATGGGACACGGGGCTCCCCTTTggaacccccaaaccccccccggacccccccaACCTCCTCCTGCAGGTGAATACATCAAGACGTGGCGACCCCGATACTTCCTCCTCAAGAGCGACGGCTCCTTCATCGGCTACAAGGAGCGGCCGGAGAGCCCGGATCAGAGCCTGCCCCCCCTCAATAACTTCTCCGTGGCCGGTGGGTCGGGGGCGCCGGGGCTTGGGGAGGGGCTGGGACCAGCTTCTGGTGCTGAAGGTCTGGGGTTGGTGGCAACCAAGCCTGAAGCGGGAGCTTCAAGGGGGTCAGTGGGTTCTTGGGACCCAATTGGGGGTCTTGGGGGCATGTTTGGGGGAGCCAAGGGCAGGTCTATGGAGGACATTGGTCTGTGGTTGATGTGTCTTTGCTGGTTcaggaggttttgggggttcTGGGGGCATCTTTGGGGAGCCAAGGGCAGGTCTATGGGGGATGTGGGTCTATGGGAGGTGTGGTTTTGATGGTCCAGGAGGTTTTGGGGGTCCTGGACGCATGTTTGGCGAGCCAGGGGCAGGTCTATGGGGGATGTGGGTCTATGGTTGATGTGTCTTTGGTGGTCCAGGAGGTTTTGGGACCCAAGTGAGCATCTTAGGTGTCTAGGGGGGAAGGTTTGGGGAGCCAAGGGCAGGTCTATGGGGGACGTTGGTCTCTGGTTGACGTGTCTTTGGTGGCCCAGGAGGTTTTGGGGCTCTTGGGGGCATGTTTGGGGCCGCGGCAGGAAGCCGCACGTGGCCGAGCGGCTCCTCCCGGTGCTTCCCGGTGCTGGGCTGCTCCCTGGTGCTCGTTGCTCCCGAGCCAGCGTGTTTCCCACTGCCCGGCGCGCAGAGTGCCAGCTGATGAAGACGGAGCGCCCGCGGCCCAACACCTTCGTCATCCGCTGCCTGCAATGGACAACGGTCATCGAGAGGACGTTCCATGTGGATACCCCGGAGGAGCGGTGCGCGGCGGCCTCATTCCCATGGGAATGGGGGTTAAGCAGCCCCCCGCGTCCCTCATTGCATCCCTGTTCCCTTCCCCAGCGAGGAGTGGATGCGAGCCATCCAGACGGTCGCCAACAGCCTGAAGAACCAGGAGCCGGAGGTGGATGCCATGGAATACAAGTGTGGATCCACGGATGGCCCCGGCGCCGAGGACATGGAAGTGGCCATCGGCAAATCCCGCGCCAAGGCCGTGAGCGGGAGCGGGAATGGGGCGGgatgggcagggagggagagcaaTGGGATAAACCCCATCCCAGCGGTGCCGCTTGGGAAAGGCTTTTCCCATCCCGGCTCCATAAATTCcctggttttcctcttccaagACAATGAACGACTTTGATTACCTGAAGCTCCTGGGAAAAGGGACCTTTGGGAAGGTGATCCTGGTGCGGGAAAAGGCCACCGGGCGCTATTACGCCATGAAGATCCTCCGCAAGGAAGTCATCATCGCCAAGGTGCGTGCGGGATCCGGCGCGGGATCACCCATCCCCGCGCGCGGGGTCTCTCCTTGGGAATCCCCAAAAGCGGGAATTCCCGGCGCTGGGAATGCCGGCGCTGAAAGGGAATGTCCGTGCGCAGGACGAGGTGGCTCACACCGTGACCGAGAGCCGGGTGCTGCAGAACACCCGGCACCCCTTCCTCACCGTAAGCACCGCGCCGCCCCAGCCCCCTCCATCCCTATGGAGCTTCCCGCAAACCCCTTTGCTCCCGCTTTTCCAGGCGCTCAAATACGCTTTCCAGACCAACGACCGCCTCTGCTTCGTAATGGAATACGCCAACGGCGGCGAGGTGGGAGCTCCCCTTCCCTGGAAAGCACCATTCCCACCTCCAAAgctcctcctgcatccccagATCTCCCCCTTTATCCCTAAAATCTCCGCTCCGGAGCGTTTCTCAGGCCCCATCCATGAATCCCGAGGAGCTTGGAGCGTGTTAAAGGCGTTTAACGCGCTTCTTGATCCcgaatctttctttttccctttgtttctccAGCTCTTTTTCCACCTCTCGAGAGAACGTGTCTTCACCGAGGATCGGGCCCGCTTCTACGGCGCCGAGATCGTTTCCGCCTTGGAATATCTCCATTCCCGGGATGTGGTTTACAGGGACATCAAGGTACCGGCGCCTTCCCCCCATCCCGGTGCAGCTTCAACCCTTTGGCTTGGCTtgaagtgggggggggggttgaaTCCAGCTCCTTAATACCCCCCTTTtagaggcaggagctgctcccatTCCATCGCTTCTCCCATTCCATCGCTTCTCCCGTTCCATCCCTTCTCCTATTCCATCGCTTTTCCCATTTCATCGCTTTTCCCATTCCATCACTTCTCCCGTTCCATCGCTTCTCCCATTCCATCGCTTCTCCCATTTCATCGCTTCTCCCATTTCATCGCTTCTCCCGTTCCATCGCTTTTCCCATTCCATCACTTCTCCCGTTCCATCGCTTCTCCCGTTCCATCGCTTCTCCCGTTCCATCGCTTCTCCCGTTCCATCGCTTCTCCCATTCCATCGCTTCTCCCGTTCCATCCCTTCTCCCGTTCCATCTCTTCTCCCGTTCCATCGCTTCTCCCGTTCCATCGCTTCTCCCATTCCATCACTTGTCCCATTCCATCGCTTCTCCCGTTCCATCGCTTCTCCCGTTCCATCACTTCTCCCATTCCATCGCTTCTCCCGTTCCATCGCTTCTCCCGTTCCATCGCTTCTCCCATTCCATCACTTGTCCCATTCCATTGCTTCTCCCGTTCCATCCCTTGTCCCATTCCATCTCTTCTCCTGCTTTCCCAGCTGGAAAACCTCATGTTGGATAAAGACGGCCACATCAAAATCACCGACTTCGGCCTCTGCAAGGAGGGCATCAGCGATGGAGCCACCATGAAGACCTTCTGCGGCACCCCCGAGTACCTGGCGCCGGAGGTATCCGTCTGCTTCATCCCTAtggatccccccccccccattcccaaaGCTCCTGGGGCTCATCCTGCGGCTCCTTCCTGTAGGTGCTGGAGGACAACGACTACGGGCGCGCCGTGGACTGGTGGGGCCTGGGGGTGGTGATGTACGAGATGATGTGCGGCCGCCTCCCCTTCTACAACCAGGACCACGAGCGGCTCTTCGAGCTCATCCTGATGGAAGAGATCCGCTTCCCGCGCACCCTGAGCCCCGAGGCCAAGGCGCTCCTGGCCGGGCTGCTCAAGAAGGACCCCAAGCAAcggtgaggggctgggggggagcaATGGAGTCATGGTCCTGGTGCTGgtcctggtgctggtgctggtccTGGTTCTGGTTCTGGTTCTGGTCCTGGTTCTGGTCCCGGTCCTGGTCCTGATCCTGGTTCTGTTCCTAGTCCCAGTCCTGGTCCTGGTCCTGGTTCTGGTCCTGGATCCTGGTCCTGATCCCAGTCCTGGTCCTGGTCCTGGTCCTGGTTCTGGTCCTGGTCCTGATCCCAGTCCTGGTCCTGGCTCTGGTCCTGGTCCCAGTCCTGGTCCTGGCTCTGGTCCTGGTCCCAGTCCTGGGCCCAGTTCTGGTCCTGGTCCCAATCCTGATCCTGGTCCCGGTCCCAATCCTGGTCCCAATCCTGATACTGGTCCCGGTCCCAATCCTGGTCCCAATCCTGATCCTGGTCCCAATCCTGATACTGGTCCCGGTCCCAATCCTGGTCCAGATCCTGGGTTTTGGTTCCTTCCCGCAGGCTTGGGGGAGATACAGGGTGTGGGGAGGATCCATGGGGCTGGAATCCCGATCCTGGTCCCGATCCTGATCCTGATCCCGCTCCTGATCCCGCTCCCGATCCTGATCCCAATCCCAATCCCGCTCCTGATCCCGATCCTTATCCCAATCCCGCTCCCGATCCTGATCCCGCTCCCGATCCTGATCCCAATCCCGATCCTGATCCCGCTCCCAATCCTGATCCCAATCCCGATCCCGCTCCCGATCCTGATCCTGCTCCTGATCCCGCTCCTGATCCCGGCTTGTGCTTCCCTCCCgcaggctgggggggggtccccgcGACGCCCAGGAGGTGATGGAGCACCGGTTCTTCGCCCCCATCAACTGGCAGGACGTGGTGCAGAGGAAGGTGAaaccccccccagacccccccagcacccagggggaccccaaacacccccccaataccccccccagcacccagggggaccccaaaccccccccacacccccccccagcacccagggggaccccaaacaccccccccacacccccccagcacccagggggaccccaaacacccccccaatacccccccccagcacccagggggaccccaaaccccccGCAcaacccccccagcacccagggggaccccaaacacccccaataccccccccagcacccaaagggacccccaaacccccccaataccccccccccagcacccagggggaccccaaacaccccccaatacccccccccagcacccagggggaccccaaacaccccccaatACCCCCCCTCAGCACCCAAAGGGACACCCAAAACCCtctcccccagcacccaaaggtgacagggacccccccaggacccccctgTGCAGCCCCCCAAGGCCCTGGGGGGCCCCCACCTTGCACTGagggtgtcccccccccatctccccatAGCTGGTGCCCCCCTTCAAGCCGCAGGTGACGTCGGAGATCGACACCCGCTACTTCGACGACGAGTTCACGGCTCAGTCCATCACCATCACCCCCCCCGACCGCTGTGAGCTGCGGGCTTGGGGGGCTGCGACCCACATCGGGGCCTTGGGGGGCTCCGGGACACCCAtagggggggtttggggggtgttgGGACCCCCATTGGACACAcatgggggggtttgggggggtttggggggctcTGGGACATCCATAGGGGCATATGGGGGGTGGTGGAACCCCCCCATTGGACACCcatgggggggtttgggggtgctgggaccCCCATTGGACACAcatgggggggtttgggggtgctgggaccCCCATTATACACACAtggggaggtttgggggtgCTGTGACCCTCCATTGGACACCcatgggggggtttgggggtgctgggaccCCCATTGGACACCcatgggggggtttggggggctcTGGGACATCCATAGGGGCGTTTGGGGGGTGGTGGAACCCCCTATTGGACACCcatgggggggtttggggggctcTGGGATACCCATAGGGGCGTTTGGGGGGTGCTGGGACCCCCATTGGACACCCATGGGGGGGcttgggggtgctgggaccCCCCATTGGACACCcatgggggggtttgggggtgctgggaccCCCATGGGGGGGTGTGGGGGCTCACGGTGCCCCCCGTTCCCAGCAGACGACGCTCTGGGCTCCCCAGAGAGCGACCACCGGACGCACTTCCCGCAGTTCTCCTACTCTGCCAGCATCCGGGAATGAcggagccggagccggagccgggGGGGGACGACCCGGAGGGCAGGACCCCCCCATGGGCTCCGTCAGCCCCCGCCATGGGTCCCATCAGCCCCCCCCCCGTGGGCTCCATCCAGCCCCACACATCCCGCGCTGCCGGCTCCGCCTTGAAGCCACCTGGATCCCAAGCGGGACTCGACAGGAATCCAAGTGGATCCCAACTGAAGCGCAACCGGATCCCAGGTGAAACTCAACCGGATCCCAACTGGAATCCATCGAGGACTCAACTGGTTCCCAACTGGATCTCAACCAGATCCTGACCGGATCCCAACCAGGACTCAACCACATCCCAACCGGATCCCAGCTGGATCTCAACTGGGATTCAACCGGTACCCAGCCAGGACTCAACTGCATCCCAACCGGATCCCAAACCGGATCCCAACCAGGACTCAACTGCATCCCAACCGGATCCCAACTGGATCTCAACCGGGATTCAACCAGATCCCAACTGGATCCCAACTGGATCTCAACCAGGATTCAACCGGTACCCAACCAGGACTCGACTGCATCCCAACTGGATCCCAACTGGATCTCAACCAGATCCCAAACCGGATCCCAACCAGGACTCAACTGCATCCCAACCAGATCCCAATTGGATCTCAACCGGGATTCAACCACATCCCACCCGGATCGCAGCCGGATCCCACCCATGGCGCTGGGGCTGGATGCCGggccccccccgcaccccacaTTTGGCTTTGCCGGTGCCTTACCCGCGGTGACGGCGTCACCGGAACCCGCTCCTGGTGCTCCCGGTGCTCCCGGCTCCGGCCCCACGGACGCTGCGGCAAACGCCGGCCCCATGGAGGCGAATTGACTCAAACCGGGGTggcgccgggggggggggggtggacGGGACACagggggtgtccccccccccaaatttgGGGGCCCCCCCGGACGGTACGAGCAATAAACTGGGAGATTTTTGGATTTGGGGTCTTTTTTGTGCTGGTTTTTGGAAGAATCGGGATGAGGcggcttggggggggggggtgggaggggggggCACGTCCTTAGGGGGGGGCCCAAAGTCCCCAAAGGGAGGGAAGTCCCCAAGAGGAGTGTCCAAATGGGAGCCCAGGGGCGCCCCAAAGGGGGTCCCAAAGGGGGGTCCCCAAagggggtcccggggggggtcccgggggggctcagagctgcaggaacTCGGTGACGAAGACGAGCAGGATCCTGGTGAGATCCTCCATGGTCGGGGGGTGCAGGTTCCGCTCCGTGTCCTCGGGGGTGTGCCAGGCCGGCGGGAACGGCAGCGGGATGAGGTGCAGCACCGGGACCCCTGCGGGACACGGCGGGTGGGACAtggatatgggatgtgggatatgggatgtgggatgtgggactcgggacatgggacatgggatgtGGGACTCGGGATATGGGATGCGGGACACGGGATATGGGACGTGGGACATGGGATGTGGGACTCaggacatgggatatgggatatgggactcgggatatgggatgtgggacaTGGGATGTGGGACATGGGACTcgggacatgggatatgggactcgggacatgggatatgggacatgggacacggGATATGGGACAGAaacatgggatatggggtatgggatatgggatacgggacatgggatatgggatatggaatgtgggacatgggatatgggatatgggataaGGGATATGagatatgggacatgggatatgggatatgggatgtgggacaTGGGACTcgggacatgggatatgggacatgggacacgggatatgggatgtgggatatgggatagagacatgggatatggggtatgggatatgggatacgggacatgggatatgggatacggaatgtgggatatgggatatgggataaGGGATATGagatatgggacatgggatacgggacatgggacatggaatacgggatatgggacatgggatgtgggacatgggacatgggatgtGGGACATGAGATATGGGACACGGGACATGGGAGGGACATgagacatgggacatgggaggAACATGGGACACGGGACACGGGATATGGGagggacatgggatatgggacatgggacacagGAGGGACATCGTACACGGGACATGGGACACAGGTTATGGGACATGGGAGGGACATGGGACACAGGATATGGGACATGGAACACGGGGAGACACGGGACACGCAGGGACATGAGACGCGGGACATGGGACGCAGGATAAGGGACACAGggtatgggacatgggacacggGATATGCGATATGGGACATGCAGGGACATGGGACACACAGGACATGGCACAAGGGAGGCACATGCGGGAACATGAGGGGACACCTGGGGCCATGGGGGGACACTTGGGGACAGGGGGGGACCGGGGGGGCCACGAGCGCCACCTCTCTGCAGGAACGGGACGTGATCGTCCTCGACGGGCCCCGGGGCCGGGCTGAGGCGGAAGAAGGGCGGGTCCGGGGGGGCCGCGTGGAGCAGCCGCAGGCGCCGCAGCCGCTgctctggggggggggacacacaagGGCTGTGACCCCcccggtgtccccccccccatacagcccccccccccggccccccctgTGCCGCACCGATGTGGACGAGGCGCAGGAACcagtggtgggtgctggggaagtGGCTGTGGATGGCCGGGTCCCGCGCGCCCAACAggtccagcagcaccagcaggctctggggacaccaACAGCACCGTGGGGACATCAGTGAGACCATGGGGACACCAACAGCACCATGGGGACATCAATGAGACCATGGGGACACCAACATGGGGACACCAACAGCACCATGGGGACATCAGTGAGACCATGGGGACATCAATGAGACCATGGGGACCCCAACAGCACCATGAGGACCCCAACAGCACCATGGGGACATCAATGAGACCATGGGGACATCAATGAGACCATGGGGACATCAACATGGGGACACCAACGCGACCATGGGGACACCAACATGGGGACATCAATGAGACCAGGGGGACACCAGTatggccatggggacaccataTGGCAATGGGGAGGGACATCACTGAGACCACAGGGACATCAACATGGGGACACCAACAGCACCATGGGGATACCAAGAGCACCACGGGGACACCAATATGGGGACACCAAGagcaccatggggacaccataTGGCAATGGGGACACCAACATGGGGACACCAGCATGGCCATGGGGACATCAATGAGACCATGGGGACACCAACAGCAACATGGGACATCAACATGGGGACACCAACGTGACCATGGGAACACCAGTATGGCCATGGGGACATCAGTGAGACCATGGGGACATCAACATGGGGACACCACTATGGCCATGGGGACCCCACCATGGCCATGGGGACCCCACTGTGACCATGGGGACACCACTATGGCCATGGGGACCCCACCGTGACCATGGGGACCCCACCGTGGCCATGGGGACCCCACCGTGGCCGTGGGCCCCGCATGGGCTCACCATGGCGCTGAGGTGGGTGCCGGCGCGGTGCCGCGTGGCCGCCATGCGCGCCGCCAGGTGCCGGGCGCCGTACAGGGAGTCGGTGTCGCTCCACTCCTCGAACGCCTCCTCCCCGTCCAGGAACAGGAGCTGCAGCGTCGCCTCCGCGCCCTGAGACACCCGCGCGGGGGACACGGACCCCGATACCGGACATGGGGACCCCGATACCGGACATGGACCCCGATACGGGACATGGGACCCCGATACGGGACACGGACCCCGATACGGGACATGGGGACCCCAATACGGGACACGGACCCCGATATGGGACATGGACCCCGATACGGGACAGGGACCCCGATATGGACATGGGGACCCCAATACAGGACATGGGACCCCGATACGGGACAGGGGACCCCGATACGGGACATGGGGACCCcgatatgggacatgggaccCCGATATGGGACAGGGGACCCcgatatgggacatggggacccCAATACGGGACGGGGACCCCAATACGGGACATGGGACTGCCTACGGGACATGGACCCCGATACGGGACAGGGACCCCGATACGGGACATGGGGACCCCAATACGGGACATGGGGACCCCGATACGGGACATGGACCCCGATACGGGACATGGACCCCGATACGGGACAGGGACCCCGATACGGGACATGGGGACCCCGACACGGGACATGGACCCCGATACGGGACAGGGGACCCCGATACAGGACATGGGGACCCcgatatgggacatgggaccCCAATACGGGACAGGGGACCCCGATATGGGACAGGGACCCcgatatgggacatggggacccCAATACGGGACATGGGGACCCCGATACGGGACATGGACCCCGATACGGGACAGGGACCCCGATACGGGACATGGGGACCC from Strigops habroptila isolate Jane unplaced genomic scaffold, bStrHab1.2.pri NW_022045631.1_ctg1, whole genome shotgun sequence encodes:
- the AKT2 gene encoding RAC-beta serine/threonine-protein kinase isoform X4, translated to MNEVLVVKEGWLHKRGEYIKTWRPRYFLLKSDGSFIGYKERPESPDQSLPPLNNFSVAECQLMKTERPRPNTFVIRCLQWTTVIERTFHVDTPEEREEWMRAIQTVANSLKNQEPEVDAMEYKCGSTDGPGAEDMEVAIGKSRAKATMNDFDYLKLLGKGTFGKVILVREKATGRYYAMKILRKEVIIAKALKYAFQTNDRLCFVMEYANGGELFFHLSRERVFTEDRARFYGAEIVSALEYLHSRDVVYRDIKLENLMLDKDGHIKITDFGLCKEGISDGATMKTFCGTPEYLAPEVLEDNDYGRAVDWWGLGVVMYEMMCGRLPFYNQDHERLFELILMEEIRFPRTLSPEAKALLAGLLKKDPKQRLGGGPRDAQEVMEHRFFAPINWQDVVQRKLVPPFKPQVTSEIDTRYFDDEFTAQSITITPPDRYDALGSPESDHRTHFPQFSYSASIRE
- the AKT2 gene encoding RAC-beta serine/threonine-protein kinase isoform X2 — translated: MNEVLVVKEGWLHKRGEYIKTWRPRYFLLKSDGSFIGYKERPESPDQSLPPLNNFSVAECQLMKTERPRPNTFVIRCLQWTTVIERTFHVDTPEEREEWMRAIQTVANSLKNQEPEVDAMEYKCGSTDGPGAEDMEVAIGKSRAKATMNDFDYLKLLGKGTFGKVILVREKATGRYYAMKILRKEVIIAKDEVAHTVTESRVLQNTRHPFLTALKYAFQTNDRLCFVMEYANGGELFFHLSRERVFTEDRARFYGAEIVSALEYLHSRDVVYRDIKLENLMLDKDGHIKITDFGLCKEGISDGATMKTFCGTPEYLAPEVLEDNDYGRAVDWWGLGVVMYEMMCGRLPFYNQDHERLFELILMEEIRFPRTLSPEAKALLAGLLKKDPKQRLGGGPRDAQEVMEHRFFAPINWQDVVQRKLVPPFKPQVTSEIDTRYFDDEFTAQSITITPPDRYDALGSPESDHRTHFPQFSYSASIRE
- the AKT2 gene encoding RAC-beta serine/threonine-protein kinase isoform X5 encodes the protein MNEVLVVKEGWLHKRGEYIKTWRPRYFLLKSDGSFIGYKERPESPDQSLPPLNNFSVAECQLMKTERPRPNTFVIRCLQWTTVIERTFHVDTPEEREEWMRAIQTVANSLKNQEPEVDAMEYKCGSTDGPGAEDMEVAIGKSRAKATMNDFDYLKLLGKGTFGKVILVREKATGRYYAMKILRKEVIIAKDEVAHTVTESRVLQNTRHPFLTALKYAFQTNDRLCFVMEYANGGELFFHLSRERVFTEDRARFYGAEIVSALEYLHSRDVVYRDIKLENLMLDKDGHIKITDFGLCKEGISDGATMKTFCGTPEYLAPEVLEDNDYGRAVDWWGLGVVMYEMMCGRLPFYNQDHERLFELILMEEIRFPRTLSPEAKALLAGLLKKDPKQR
- the AKT2 gene encoding RAC-beta serine/threonine-protein kinase isoform X1, giving the protein MNEVLVVKEGWLHKRGEYIKTWRPRYFLLKSDGSFIGYKERPESPDQSLPPLNNFSVAECQLMKTERPRPNTFVIRCLQWTTVIERTFHVDTPEEREEWMRAIQTVANSLKNQEPEVDAMEYKCGSTDGPGAEDMEVAIGKSRAKATMNDFDYLKLLGKGTFGKVILVREKATGRYYAMKILRKEVIIAKDEVAHTVTESRVLQNTRHPFLTALKYAFQTNDRLCFVMEYANGGELFFHLSRERVFTEDRARFYGAEIVSALEYLHSRDVVYRDIKLENLMLDKDGHIKITDFGLCKEGISDGATMKTFCGTPEYLAPEVLEDNDYGRAVDWWGLGVVMYEMMCGRLPFYNQDHERLFELILMEEIRFPRTLSPEAKALLAGLLKKDPKQRLGGGPRDAQEVMEHRFFAPINWQDVVQRKLVPPFKPQVTSEIDTRYFDDEFTAQSITITPPDRSDDALGSPESDHRTHFPQFSYSASIRE
- the AKT2 gene encoding RAC-beta serine/threonine-protein kinase isoform X3, whose translation is MNEVLVVKEGWLHKRGEYIKTWRPRYFLLKSDGSFIGYKERPESPDQSLPPLNNFSVAECQLMKTERPRPNTFVIRCLQWTTVIERTFHVDTPEEREEWMRAIQTVANSLKNQEPEVDAMEYKCGSTDGPGAEDMEVAIGKSRAKATMNDFDYLKLLGKGTFGKVILVREKATGRYYAMKILRKEVIIAKALKYAFQTNDRLCFVMEYANGGELFFHLSRERVFTEDRARFYGAEIVSALEYLHSRDVVYRDIKLENLMLDKDGHIKITDFGLCKEGISDGATMKTFCGTPEYLAPEVLEDNDYGRAVDWWGLGVVMYEMMCGRLPFYNQDHERLFELILMEEIRFPRTLSPEAKALLAGLLKKDPKQRLGGGPRDAQEVMEHRFFAPINWQDVVQRKLVPPFKPQVTSEIDTRYFDDEFTAQSITITPPDRSDDALGSPESDHRTHFPQFSYSASIRE
- the LOC115603337 gene encoding splicing factor, proline- and glutamine-rich-like, whose product is MGPISPPPVGSIQPHTSRAAGSALKPPGSQAGLDRNPSGSQLKRNRIPGETQPDPNWNPSRTQLVPNWISTRSQPDPSWISTGIQPVPSQDSTASQPDPKPDPNQDSTASQPDPNWISTGIQPDPNWIPTGSQPGFNRYPTRTRLHPNWIPTGSQPDPKPDPNQDSTASQPDPNWISTGIQPHPTRIAAGSHPWRWGWMPGPPRTPHLALPVPYPR